The following are encoded together in the Micromonospora lupini genome:
- a CDS encoding nitrate- and nitrite sensing domain-containing protein, whose translation MSKRPKTAGSFLSRLRRPASRLRDMPIWSKLGLIMIVPTIATVVVGTSGLVDHLETLNNANRAGDLANLSSYSGDLVDTLQDERTTAVLLLQATGTQPKAQYQEAYNRVNSRVDQATSPYRQQRGDVEDLPGSLEGLLDGIDQNLQELPGVRSQVFNGKLKLAEAIQAYEGLINDLLAIRDSATQLAGNNDLSDRMRAAAAVAREKEFLAVRRVVVHRALGVQGGQRLTPALRTDYIASGTGQQQALQSFKAVASPDEAKFHDQTVAGGDRREAQNYTGWIDGNTTGDMRGAPFGPDQWDAAMTANAKLIRAVETKLDGDVVAEADNLRSDVQRQVFLETGLLLSMLLLSILFAYLVARSMARSLRELRQGALSVAQYGLPQAVARLRDPQVVGQLSPVQLANQIAEPLPVRSKDEFGQVTEAFNAVHLEAVRTAAEQAALRASVATMFVNLARRSQILVDRLIGHLDRLERGEEDPDRLAELFQLDHLATRMRRNDENLLVLAGADSTRVQREPAALIDVLRAAQSEVEHYTRIEFGVIDRDIEVAAHAVNDLVHLVAELFDNATAFSPPDSQVMVEARRVGDRASLYVEDRGIGISREQLHELNDKLATPPQVDVAVSRMMGLVVVARLASRHGVRVELRPGTDRGTVADVTLPTSVLVPRALSGRVQQPPALPAAGPQHGGPAPVLGALPALGNGPRPGESGNQVTLGGRPFDPATRNGAGTPANTGAYRSMPAWSDLTGASATNGVNGGDGFTPRTANGQSIDPLPQRRAGDEPTTTGQQPTIPRQLPSSPEAYPYSAPPVSAQPYSGAPVSSSPASGQPYSGQPYSGAPYGSPPVSAVPASGQPYAGPPVSASPVSATPASGQPYSAPPASGQSFSGFTPRSAPPAPAPNTPAPPAWPPVPGGERDTQTPPVPERLAAALDMTTELPRIPRPGDQPSTAAQPPARAAQAPQAPAPQAPAPQAPAPQAQARQAQARQAQARQAQASPPQTRPTPQQPQAQNRQRYADETMELPIFRELESAWFRTRRPGSEEAAAADKPAANGGGGDATQQFATVEATGRAVHKTSPGTTGNTPMADTPTAGGAPRDNGSTANGGTRPGLAESLPNRRPQSPTNGWQTAADDGWRAASAAATAVPVNETTTTGLPKRKPMAQLVPGAVEKPTTSVQRRSPEAVRGLLSAYHRGVQRGRSTSDNPTSPEATPGGQQSSQSGSGPAAGSGQKEQEG comes from the coding sequence GTGAGCAAACGGCCAAAGACGGCGGGCTCCTTCCTGTCGCGGCTGCGCCGGCCGGCCAGCCGGCTCCGGGACATGCCGATCTGGTCCAAGCTCGGTCTCATCATGATCGTGCCGACCATCGCCACGGTCGTGGTGGGCACCAGTGGTCTCGTCGACCACCTGGAGACGCTCAACAATGCCAACCGAGCCGGCGACCTGGCCAACCTGTCGAGCTATTCGGGTGACCTGGTCGACACGCTTCAGGACGAGCGGACCACCGCCGTGCTGCTGCTGCAGGCCACGGGGACGCAGCCGAAGGCGCAGTACCAGGAGGCCTACAACCGGGTCAATTCCCGGGTCGACCAGGCGACGAGCCCGTACCGGCAGCAGCGGGGCGACGTCGAGGACCTGCCGGGCAGCCTCGAAGGTCTGCTCGACGGCATCGACCAGAACCTGCAGGAGCTGCCGGGCGTCCGCAGTCAGGTGTTCAACGGCAAGCTCAAGCTCGCCGAGGCCATCCAGGCGTACGAGGGTCTGATCAACGACCTGCTCGCCATCCGTGACTCGGCAACCCAGCTCGCCGGCAACAACGACCTGAGCGACCGGATGCGCGCCGCCGCCGCGGTAGCCCGCGAGAAGGAGTTCCTCGCCGTCCGCCGCGTCGTCGTGCACCGTGCGCTGGGCGTGCAGGGCGGCCAGCGTCTGACGCCGGCGCTGCGCACCGACTACATCGCCAGCGGCACCGGCCAGCAGCAGGCTCTGCAGAGCTTCAAGGCGGTCGCGAGCCCCGACGAGGCGAAGTTCCACGATCAGACGGTCGCCGGCGGTGACCGTCGTGAGGCGCAGAACTACACCGGCTGGATCGACGGCAACACCACAGGCGACATGCGCGGCGCCCCGTTCGGCCCCGACCAGTGGGACGCGGCCATGACGGCCAACGCCAAGCTGATCCGCGCGGTCGAGACGAAGCTCGACGGTGACGTGGTCGCCGAGGCCGACAACCTGCGCTCGGACGTTCAGCGCCAGGTGTTCCTGGAGACCGGCCTGCTGCTCAGCATGCTGCTGCTGTCCATCCTCTTCGCGTACCTGGTCGCCCGCTCGATGGCCCGCTCGCTGCGTGAGCTGCGCCAGGGCGCCCTGTCCGTCGCCCAGTACGGGCTGCCGCAGGCGGTGGCCCGACTCCGTGACCCGCAGGTCGTCGGGCAGCTCTCCCCGGTGCAGCTGGCCAACCAGATCGCCGAGCCGCTGCCGGTCCGCAGCAAGGACGAGTTCGGTCAGGTGACCGAGGCGTTCAACGCCGTCCACCTGGAAGCCGTCCGGACGGCCGCCGAGCAGGCCGCCCTGCGTGCCTCCGTCGCGACCATGTTCGTCAACCTGGCCCGTCGTTCGCAGATCCTGGTCGACCGCCTCATCGGGCACCTCGACCGGCTGGAGCGCGGCGAGGAGGATCCGGACCGACTGGCCGAGCTGTTCCAGCTCGACCACCTGGCCACCCGGATGCGCCGCAACGACGAGAACCTGCTCGTCCTCGCGGGCGCCGACTCCACCCGCGTGCAGCGCGAGCCGGCCGCGCTCATCGACGTGCTGCGCGCGGCGCAGTCCGAGGTCGAGCACTACACCCGGATCGAGTTCGGGGTCATCGACCGTGACATCGAGGTCGCCGCGCACGCGGTCAACGACCTGGTGCACCTCGTCGCCGAGCTGTTCGACAACGCCACCGCCTTCTCTCCTCCGGACTCGCAGGTCATGGTGGAGGCCCGCCGGGTCGGTGACCGCGCCTCGCTCTATGTGGAGGACCGCGGCATCGGCATCAGCCGCGAGCAGCTGCACGAGCTCAACGACAAGCTCGCGACGCCGCCGCAGGTGGACGTGGCCGTCTCCCGGATGATGGGCCTGGTCGTGGTCGCCCGCCTGGCGTCCCGGCACGGCGTCCGCGTCGAGCTGCGCCCCGGCACGGACCGCGGGACCGTCGCCGACGTGACCCTGCCCACCTCGGTGCTGGTGCCCCGGGCGCTCTCCGGCCGGGTGCAGCAGCCGCCGGCCCTGCCCGCCGCAGGCCCGCAGCACGGTGGGCCCGCCCCGGTCCTCGGCGCGCTGCCCGCGCTGGGCAACGGGCCTCGCCCCGGCGAGTCCGGCAACCAGGTCACCCTGGGCGGCCGGCCGTTCGACCCGGCAACGCGCAACGGCGCCGGCACGCCCGCCAACACCGGTGCGTATCGTTCGATGCCCGCCTGGTCGGACCTGACCGGCGCGAGCGCCACGAACGGGGTCAACGGCGGCGACGGCTTCACGCCCCGGACTGCCAACGGCCAGTCCATCGACCCGCTGCCGCAGCGGCGGGCCGGCGACGAGCCGACGACCACCGGTCAGCAGCCGACCATCCCCCGGCAGTTGCCCAGCAGCCCGGAGGCGTACCCGTACTCCGCGCCGCCGGTCTCCGCGCAGCCCTACTCCGGTGCGCCGGTCTCGTCCTCGCCGGCATCCGGCCAGCCCTACTCGGGTCAGCCCTACTCGGGTGCGCCGTACGGCAGCCCGCCGGTGTCCGCCGTTCCCGCCTCCGGTCAGCCGTACGCGGGTCCGCCGGTGTCGGCGTCGCCGGTCTCGGCCACCCCGGCGTCCGGTCAGCCGTACTCGGCGCCGCCGGCCTCCGGCCAGTCGTTCAGCGGCTTCACGCCCCGGTCCGCCCCGCCCGCCCCGGCGCCCAACACCCCGGCGCCGCCAGCCTGGCCGCCGGTGCCCGGCGGCGAGCGGGACACGCAGACTCCGCCGGTTCCCGAGCGGCTCGCCGCCGCCCTGGACATGACGACGGAGCTGCCCCGGATACCGCGCCCCGGCGACCAGCCGAGCACCGCGGCCCAGCCGCCGGCTCGGGCGGCCCAGGCCCCGCAGGCTCCGGCCCCGCAGGCTCCGGCCCCGCAGGCTCCGGCCCCGCAGGCCCAGGCTCGGCAGGCCCAGGCTCGGCAGGCCCAGGCTCGGCAGGCCCAGGCGTCGCCGCCGCAGACCCGCCCGACACCGCAGCAGCCGCAGGCCCAGAACCGCCAGCGGTACGCGGACGAGACCATGGAGCTGCCGATCTTCCGGGAGCTCGAGTCCGCCTGGTTCCGTACCCGCCGTCCGGGATCGGAAGAGGCCGCGGCAGCCGACAAGCCGGCGGCGAACGGCGGTGGCGGTGACGCGACCCAGCAGTTCGCGACGGTCGAGGCCACCGGTCGGGCAGTCCACAAGACATCACCCGGGACGACAGGTAACACACCGATGGCAGACACTCCGACGGCCGGAGGAGCGCCGCGGGACAACGGGTCGACAGCGAACGGGGGCACACGCCCCGGCCTCGCCGAGAGCCTTCCGAACCGCCGGCCCCAATCGCCGACCAACGGCTGGCAGACCGCCGCCGACGACGGCTGGCGTGCCGCCTCGGCAGCGGCCACCGCGGTGCCGGTGAACGAGACCACCACGACCGGTCTGCCGAAGCGCAAGCCGATGGCGCAGCTGGTGCCGGGCGCGGTGGAGAAGCCCACCACCTCGGTCCAGCGACGTTCCCCGGAGGCGGTCCGTGGCCTGCTCTCCGCCTACCACCGGGGCGTGCAGCGAGGGCGTAGCACCTCGGACAACCCGACCAGCCCGGAGGCGACTCCGGGAGGGCAGCAATCCTCGCAGTCTGGCTCAGGCCCAGCGGCCGGGAGCGGGCAGAAGGAGCAAGAAGGATGA
- a CDS encoding roadblock/LC7 domain-containing protein: protein MTTTQDLGWLLANFADRVPGVAHAVAVSADGLLLASSRDLPRDRADQLAAIASGLVSLTQGAARCFEGGAVLQTVVEMDNGFLFLMSISDGSSFAVLAARSSDVGQVGYEMALLVDRVGDALTPQPRAAAGMLG from the coding sequence ATGACAACTACGCAGGATCTTGGTTGGCTGCTTGCCAACTTCGCCGACCGGGTGCCCGGTGTCGCACATGCGGTCGCCGTCTCGGCGGACGGCCTGCTTCTCGCGTCGTCACGGGATCTGCCGCGGGATCGGGCCGACCAGCTCGCCGCGATCGCGTCCGGTCTGGTCAGCCTGACCCAGGGGGCGGCCCGCTGCTTCGAGGGAGGCGCGGTGCTCCAGACCGTCGTGGAGATGGACAATGGCTTCCTGTTCCTGATGTCCATCTCGGATGGTTCGTCCTTCGCCGTGCTGGCGGCCCGCAGCTCCGACGTCGGGCAGGTCGGTTACGAGATGGCGCTCCTGGTCGACCGGGTGGGCGACGCCCTGACCCCGCAGCCGCGTGCGGCCGCGGGCATGCTGGGCTGA
- a CDS encoding DUF742 domain-containing protein, with amino-acid sequence MADRDEPTGALVRPYAVTRGRTRPRLDIALEALVETTVRGRATANGNGGQGREHQYIAALCDGRVQSLAEIAARMQLPLGVARVLIADMATDGLVAVHEPTILDDSDDAVGTELLERVLSGLRRL; translated from the coding sequence ATGGCCGATCGTGACGAACCGACCGGAGCGTTGGTCCGTCCATACGCCGTGACCCGTGGTCGAACCCGTCCCCGGCTCGACATCGCGCTGGAGGCGCTCGTCGAGACGACGGTGCGCGGCCGGGCCACTGCCAATGGCAACGGTGGCCAGGGCCGCGAACACCAGTACATCGCCGCGCTGTGTGACGGACGCGTGCAATCGCTCGCCGAGATCGCGGCGCGGATGCAGCTCCCGCTCGGTGTGGCCCGGGTGCTCATCGCCGACATGGCGACGGACGGCCTGGTCGCGGTCCACGAGCCGACCATCCTGGACGACTCCGACGACGCGGTGGGCACTGAACTGCTGGAGAGGGTGCTGAGTGGACTTCGCAGGCTCTGA
- a CDS encoding GTP-binding protein, translating into MSHRPPNPSGRVTSAKIVIAGGFGVGKTTLVGSVSEITPLTTEAIMTSAGVGVDDTRQVPGKTTTTVAMDFGRISIDRDLILYLFGTPGQTRFWFMWDELVRGAIGAVVLVDTRRLADCFAAIDFFEHRRLPYLVAINCFDGMQYHDPQDVRDALAISSDVPVVACDARNRESTKHVLISLVEYVLTMRRTRAVAPA; encoded by the coding sequence ATGTCGCACCGCCCACCGAACCCGAGTGGGCGCGTGACGTCGGCGAAGATCGTTATCGCCGGTGGATTCGGCGTCGGTAAGACGACGCTGGTCGGCTCGGTCTCGGAGATCACGCCGCTGACCACCGAGGCCATCATGACCTCCGCTGGCGTGGGCGTCGACGACACCCGGCAGGTGCCGGGCAAGACGACGACCACGGTGGCCATGGACTTCGGCCGGATCTCGATCGACCGTGACCTGATCCTGTACCTGTTCGGTACGCCGGGTCAGACCCGATTCTGGTTCATGTGGGACGAACTGGTGCGGGGCGCCATCGGCGCGGTCGTGCTGGTGGACACCCGCCGGCTGGCCGACTGCTTCGCGGCGATCGACTTCTTCGAGCACCGGCGGCTGCCGTACCTGGTGGCCATCAACTGCTTCGACGGGATGCAGTACCACGACCCGCAGGACGTCCGGGACGCCTTGGCGATCTCGAGCGACGTGCCGGTGGTGGCCTGCGACGCCCGTAACCGGGAGTCGACGAAGCACGTGCTGATCTCGCTTGTCGAGTACGTGCTCACCATGCGCCGTACGCGCGCCGTCGCACCGGCCTGA
- a CDS encoding transposase, whose protein sequence is MSREEDDAVALVRVYCGLASADPADRPASAGSTLTSAVVDDAGRLLHVCEIGDDAAGYAQLVALLVERSGGPSGAAIAADSDDHTVTSLLSAAGRPLAIADDDSVDDFAERFADDDSLEEMQSPPAERRAVGLARALQAGALSAVTLPAPRDLAGYKQVLSAHAALASGRHSAAVALREVLRELYPAALRAYPDPAEPVSLAVLDALPEPGMLGGTIARGREVSVAADAIAAHLAADGVADAEEINEAVTALRVAISETPRRAAVNRALTSAVAETVRQAVASVRACDAGCEALVSALSARVSTPAPAPGRRAAARRGESVGELTGLAGTSAGLRSVRPTPVTAEPTPVTGRRSRPEPAPGSPPLASPRPLGPPPVAPAPVTPPPVAPAPIAPAAVAGPPVSAPPGRAEPIPSRIDGPTNRPVSSPPPPPPGITPIAPAQRGVVPPAEAGEPFRPTLTTAAINHARAERQRTVIPPRPKTNGERQSHAQRPVEEPPTGGFSATDLSIPVPAPRPGQESAPPGSRANWPLVNNPEDPADSSPNNPVAYPYGGGRIDAPTDPGRADGRVTPPWLADDLPQEPPMLRLVEPPPLADRALREGLNPPPGDPRLETPPLRLVDREQAARNNRQAPRVERAPEHRPPPPMEHRPPPMEHRPPPVADEGDGDLLIFAQAKSAWFVGHTEEESDLDWSTTADTGWQAAEQAARPAVGAETNAGLPKRVPQANLVPGSPLREERPLRIVRDAASLAENTTGYFRGWRRGQEIGGFAVGGRPGREAAGGWDFSRDHGDRDDDREYEYRSAGYQS, encoded by the coding sequence CTGTCCCGGGAGGAGGACGACGCCGTGGCGCTCGTGCGCGTTTACTGCGGTCTGGCCTCGGCGGATCCGGCTGACCGACCGGCCTCGGCCGGTTCGACGCTGACGTCCGCTGTGGTCGACGACGCAGGCCGTCTGCTGCATGTCTGCGAGATCGGCGACGACGCCGCTGGCTACGCCCAGCTCGTCGCGCTGCTCGTGGAGCGGTCGGGCGGGCCGAGCGGTGCGGCCATCGCCGCCGACAGCGACGACCACACGGTCACCTCGCTGTTGAGCGCGGCGGGTCGGCCCCTGGCGATCGCCGACGACGACTCGGTGGACGACTTCGCCGAACGGTTCGCCGACGACGACTCGCTGGAGGAGATGCAGTCACCCCCGGCCGAGCGTCGGGCCGTCGGTCTGGCCCGCGCGTTGCAGGCCGGTGCGCTCTCCGCCGTCACGCTGCCGGCTCCCCGGGACCTCGCCGGCTACAAGCAGGTGCTCTCCGCGCACGCAGCCCTGGCCAGCGGCCGACACTCCGCTGCCGTGGCGCTGCGCGAGGTGCTGCGGGAGCTCTACCCGGCGGCGCTACGCGCATATCCGGATCCGGCCGAGCCGGTGTCGCTTGCCGTGCTGGACGCGCTGCCCGAGCCGGGCATGCTCGGCGGCACCATCGCCCGGGGCCGCGAGGTGTCCGTCGCCGCGGACGCCATCGCCGCGCATCTCGCGGCGGACGGGGTCGCCGACGCCGAAGAGATCAACGAGGCGGTCACCGCGCTGCGGGTGGCCATCTCGGAGACGCCGCGCCGCGCCGCCGTCAACCGGGCGCTCACCTCCGCCGTGGCCGAGACCGTCCGGCAGGCCGTCGCCTCCGTCCGGGCCTGCGACGCCGGCTGCGAGGCCCTGGTCAGCGCGCTCAGCGCCCGGGTCAGCACGCCCGCTCCGGCCCCCGGTCGCCGGGCCGCCGCCCGTCGTGGCGAGTCGGTCGGCGAGCTGACCGGCCTCGCCGGCACCAGCGCCGGTCTGCGCTCCGTCCGACCGACCCCGGTCACCGCCGAGCCGACACCCGTCACCGGCCGACGCAGCCGACCCGAGCCGGCGCCGGGCAGCCCTCCGCTGGCGTCGCCACGCCCGCTCGGGCCGCCGCCTGTCGCCCCCGCCCCGGTCACCCCGCCACCCGTCGCCCCCGCGCCGATCGCACCGGCCGCTGTCGCCGGCCCGCCGGTGTCCGCGCCTCCCGGGCGCGCCGAGCCCATTCCGAGCCGGATCGACGGCCCGACCAACAGGCCGGTCTCGTCACCGCCGCCCCCGCCGCCGGGGATCACCCCCATCGCGCCGGCCCAGCGCGGCGTGGTGCCGCCCGCCGAGGCGGGCGAGCCGTTCCGGCCGACGCTCACCACCGCCGCCATCAACCACGCGCGGGCAGAGCGGCAGCGTACGGTCATTCCGCCCCGCCCGAAGACCAACGGCGAGCGGCAGAGTCACGCGCAGCGGCCGGTCGAGGAGCCGCCCACCGGCGGGTTCAGCGCCACCGACCTCAGCATTCCGGTGCCCGCTCCCCGGCCTGGTCAGGAGTCGGCGCCCCCGGGTTCCCGGGCGAACTGGCCCCTGGTCAACAACCCGGAGGACCCGGCCGACAGCTCGCCGAACAACCCGGTCGCCTACCCGTACGGCGGCGGCCGCATCGACGCCCCGACCGACCCGGGCCGGGCCGACGGACGAGTCACGCCGCCCTGGCTGGCCGACGACCTGCCCCAGGAGCCGCCCATGCTGCGGCTTGTCGAGCCGCCGCCGCTTGCGGACCGGGCACTGCGGGAGGGGCTCAACCCGCCCCCCGGTGACCCCCGCCTGGAGACGCCTCCGCTGCGGCTCGTCGACCGGGAGCAGGCCGCCCGCAACAACCGCCAGGCGCCCCGCGTCGAGCGGGCCCCCGAGCACCGGCCGCCGCCCCCGATGGAGCACCGACCGCCGCCGATGGAGCACCGGCCGCCGCCGGTGGCCGACGAGGGCGACGGTGACCTGCTGATCTTCGCGCAGGCCAAGTCGGCGTGGTTCGTCGGGCACACCGAGGAAGAGTCCGACCTGGACTGGTCGACCACCGCCGACACCGGGTGGCAGGCCGCCGAGCAGGCAGCCCGTCCCGCGGTGGGCGCCGAGACCAACGCCGGGCTGCCGAAGCGCGTCCCACAGGCCAACCTGGTCCCGGGTTCCCCGCTGCGCGAGGAGCGCCCGCTGCGCATAGTGCGCGACGCGGCGAGCCTCGCGGAGAACACCACTGGCTACTTCCGCGGCTGGCGTCGCGGGCAGGAGATCGGCGGGTTCGCGGTGGGTGGCAGGCCGGGCCGGGAGGCCGCCGGTGGCTGGGACTTCAGCCGCGACCACGGGGACCGCGACGACGACCGGGAGTACGAGTACCGCTCCGCCGGCTACCAGTCCTGA
- a CDS encoding DNA primase — MGNPKHTEVSVARQSPQRPDADEPELDDTTGPAEPDEADEADTTRASADRSLWDELRIDPVEIALPAGTGFTLRAYRPAGSLTPTDVTERDQDDPFLARRQVIEEEDDDETVVILDEELAEEFADSDEDESSRRRRDSATDADATADDDDEAEAEDVTDEADDEEVPVFLSHRGKLLLFKTPESLVSFIRSGAPNDLSQLDSWNELSERVEPADIAPLDEDTYELDLVVENLRGGHDSWDSTLLIEAGEAARDLSYALRLPAVLDMLSAGSSLDDLDEALRATANGGISAFMGRRRLKKIGAQTASLGWRTIVGKISAVVDWRD; from the coding sequence GTGGGCAACCCGAAGCACACGGAGGTCAGCGTGGCCCGCCAGTCGCCCCAACGGCCCGACGCCGACGAGCCCGAGCTCGACGACACCACCGGCCCGGCCGAGCCAGACGAGGCCGACGAGGCCGACACCACCCGCGCGTCGGCCGACCGGTCGCTCTGGGACGAGCTGCGGATCGACCCGGTGGAGATCGCCCTGCCCGCCGGCACCGGTTTCACGCTGCGGGCGTACCGGCCGGCCGGCTCGTTGACCCCGACCGACGTGACCGAGCGCGACCAGGACGACCCGTTCCTCGCCCGCCGGCAGGTGATCGAGGAGGAGGACGACGACGAGACGGTCGTCATCCTCGACGAGGAGCTGGCCGAGGAGTTCGCCGACAGCGACGAGGACGAGTCGTCACGCCGCCGCCGCGACAGCGCCACGGACGCCGACGCGACAGCTGACGATGACGACGAGGCCGAGGCCGAGGACGTCACCGACGAGGCGGACGACGAGGAGGTGCCGGTCTTCCTCAGCCACCGGGGCAAGCTGCTGCTGTTCAAGACCCCCGAGTCGCTCGTCAGTTTCATCCGTTCCGGGGCGCCCAACGATCTGTCCCAACTGGACAGCTGGAATGAATTGTCCGAACGGGTGGAGCCGGCCGACATCGCTCCGCTCGATGAGGACACCTACGAACTCGACCTCGTCGTGGAGAACCTGCGCGGCGGTCACGACAGCTGGGATTCGACCCTCCTGATCGAGGCCGGCGAGGCCGCCCGCGACCTGTCGTACGCGTTGCGCCTGCCTGCGGTTCTGGACATGCTCTCCGCCGGCTCCAGCCTCGACGACCTGGACGAGGCGCTGCGGGCCACGGCCAACGGCGGGATCAGCGCCTTCATGGGTCGGCGACGGCTGAAGAAGATCGGGGCACAGACCGCGAGTTTGGGTTGGCGCACCATTGTCGGCAAGATCTCTGCGGTGGTGGACTGGCGCGACTGA
- a CDS encoding PadR family transcriptional regulator, whose amino-acid sequence MKAQALHGHLDALLLAVLEQGALHGYAIIESLRARSDGSLDLPTGTIYPALRRLERAGHVASTWSTVNGRERRTYQLTDSGRRALAGERAGWQEFRVTVGRFLDPGSPPVTPA is encoded by the coding sequence ATGAAGGCCCAGGCGCTGCACGGCCACCTCGACGCCCTTCTGCTCGCCGTCCTCGAACAGGGCGCGCTGCACGGCTACGCCATCATCGAGTCCCTCCGTGCCCGCAGTGACGGCAGTCTCGATCTGCCCACCGGCACGATCTATCCGGCGCTGCGCAGGCTGGAGCGCGCCGGTCACGTGGCGAGCACCTGGAGCACTGTCAACGGTCGGGAACGGCGGACGTACCAGCTCACCGACTCCGGCCGCCGCGCGCTGGCCGGCGAGCGCGCCGGATGGCAGGAGTTCCGCGTGACCGTCGGCCGGTTCCTCGACCCCGGCAGCCCACCCGTCACCCCCGCCTGA
- a CDS encoding permease prefix domain 1-containing protein yields MRHAEGFLVEEHLRELESRLQGPARLKSDLLTEARHDLLDAVDAYRESGVPPTEAQRRAVAEFGSPAQLLPSWQAELAVAALRGLSLRMLAVAGVLVAAGDLTWRGSSWSAGPQPPALYRLLSASVDWIWFGELLLAVTGLLVVWASARSSRPGLAAAQRAVGAALTGTLALGIVAGGALFTWSVDMWDAALTWPPMIVGMVVVGGAYFSLTRAARVWLRATAR; encoded by the coding sequence ATGCGGCATGCTGAGGGCTTCCTGGTCGAGGAGCACCTGCGGGAGCTGGAGTCCCGGTTGCAGGGGCCGGCGCGGCTGAAGTCCGACCTGCTCACCGAGGCGCGGCACGATCTGCTGGACGCCGTCGACGCGTACCGCGAGAGCGGCGTGCCGCCCACGGAGGCGCAGCGCCGGGCGGTGGCCGAGTTCGGCTCACCGGCGCAACTGCTGCCCTCCTGGCAGGCGGAGCTGGCGGTGGCCGCCCTGCGCGGCCTGTCCCTGCGGATGCTTGCCGTGGCCGGGGTCCTGGTGGCGGCCGGCGACCTGACCTGGCGCGGGTCGAGCTGGAGCGCCGGTCCGCAGCCTCCGGCGCTCTACCGGCTGCTGTCCGCCTCGGTCGACTGGATCTGGTTCGGCGAGCTGCTGCTGGCCGTGACCGGCCTGCTTGTCGTGTGGGCGAGCGCTCGATCATCGCGACCGGGCCTGGCGGCGGCGCAGCGTGCGGTGGGCGCCGCCCTGACCGGCACACTGGCCCTCGGCATCGTTGCCGGCGGGGCTCTCTTCACCTGGTCGGTCGACATGTGGGACGCGGCGCTGACGTGGCCACCGATGATCGTCGGCATGGTGGTGGTGGGTGGGGCGTACTTCTCGCTTACCCGCGCCGCACGGGTCTGGCTACGGGCCACCGCCCGCTGA